The Bacillota bacterium genomic interval GTATTATGGGCGGTTCCTTGCTCTTCATTTTGGCAGATTCATGAATAGCAGAATTTTGACTAAAGAGCAAGAGATTGCATATAATACCGTTGTTGAATTCTTGGATAGTGTTGAAAATTTCAGAATTCCCCCTGAATTGGAGAAGTTTTTTGAAGACGCGACTTCTTATATAGATACTGAATTAATGGAGAGTATAACTACAAATATGATTAAAGCTGTGGAGGATATAGATGACTATATAGAACAAAACAAGGACATTTTAGAGCAATATATTGTCTATAAAAATTCAGAAGAATATAAGCAATCACCCCTTTATAAGATACAAAGTCTTTTATTGGAATTTCAAAGAACCAATAGGTATTATGACGTATTTATTTCAAACATGAGGAAGTTAAGTCCTTCATATGATGAATACTATAAAAAACTTGAAAGGGCTAATGAAAAATTTGTAGAGCAGTATCCTGAAGTATCTACATGGTATAGCAAATAAAGCTATTGAGCATTATCCTTGGTAAATTAATTATAAAGTTACCTGCATTTCGCAAACAAAAAGACGTAAAATGTAATGAAATAACATAAATGGATGCAATCTACCTGGACAGCCCAAAAGAAATATATGATAATTCTCAGAATTATGTCCAATTAAAAAGGAGGCGTGGCTATGAGAATAATAAAAATTAGTCAATTTGTTGGTTGTAAAGGTAGGTGTATATTATGGAGGGGTTAGGTGCAGTATATGAATCCATCATGACACTACTTCCTGTAGAAGCACAAAAGGAACTATTGTCAAAGCTAAAATTATCTGAAGAAATAGAAGCATCCCCCGCAGGTGCAATACTAATAGGGATGTATTATTCAACATGATTATGGATGCAGGGAAAAAAGCAGGTATACCGCTTAGCAAGTTTATAATTGACACAACGTTATTGGAACTTGATGGCACATTCAAGGATGCAGCTAAAGTTACAACTGGGAGGGGAAGCAACTCCTTATCACAGTTGATAGTAAGCCTTGTTATTGCATCGGGTTCAAGGCTGCCGGTTGGATTTGGCGTATT includes:
- a CDS encoding MerR family transcriptional regulator, with the translated sequence MLIKEVCKITGLTRKAIEYYEEKGLIAPRIEDNGYRNFSKEDVKRLKEISLLRKLGLNIAEIRSVLDGENKRANLAKIKYQKDLELQKDKRKQELLNQLIEGKNLDEIIHQIEHLDKQQTIMEKLLNAFPGYYGRFLALHFGRFMNSRILTKEQEIAYNTVVEFLDSVENFRIPPELEKFFEDATSYIDTELMESITTNMIKAVEDIDDYIEQNKDILEQYIVYKNSEEYKQSPLYKIQSLLLEFQRTNRYYDVFISNMRKLSPSYDEYYKKLERANEKFVEQYPEVSTWYSK
- a CDS encoding transposase, whose amino-acid sequence is MIMDAGKKAGIPLSKFIIDTTLLELDGTFKDAAKVTTGRGSNSLSQLIVSLVIASGSRLPVGFGVLAGNTNDSTTLPEVYKTVKGIADDGAVEFIMDRIYSTTSNILFLKEHQDERMVYWISPRKKKS